TGGCGAGGCCAGAGGCCGAGCCCTAGCCGGAGCTGGGTGAGGGGTGAGAGTCCCGCGGCCGGACTCAGCGCTATCCAACCGATGATCGCGCGGTTTCGGGGGCCGGTGTCAGCTCGTAGACCGCCTCCTCGCTGTAGATCGAGCCGTTCGAGGAGAGGAAGCTGGAGTAGAGGACGAAGCGGTCGACCTCGAAGGGCGGCAGGCGGAGCAGGCCGTGCCGGCTCAGGAAGGCGCCCAGCTTGTCGCCGGGGTTGGACTTGAAGCGGGCCAGGGTGACGTGCGGCTTGAACTTGCGCCGCTCCGGCGCCAGACCGCTGCGCACCACCGCGGACTCGACCTTGCTCTGCAGGTGCAGCAGCCCCGGGTGCGGCTCGACCCCGGCCCAGAGCTGACGGACCCGGCGGTTGTCGCCGAAGCGGTCGAGGCCGGCGATGCTCAGCGGGAAGCCCGGCGCCCGGATCTCGGCCAGGGCGGCGTCGACGTCCTCGGCGTCCCGGCGGTCGACCTCGCCCAGGAAGCGCAGGGTCAAGTGCAGGTTCTCCGCCGGTACCCAGCGGGCGCCCGGCAGGCCGTTTGCGAGGTCGATCAGGGCGTCCTGGACCGCCTCGGGCAGGGCGATGGCGACGAAAAGGCGCATGTGGTTCCCCGCTGCTCGGATTCTGCGACTCGGTGTCACGGACAGGGGTAGGTGTGATCCTTGTGGATTTCCTCGATCCCGTCCAGCACCTCGGGCGCCAGCGTCAGCGCCGCCGAGGCGATGTTGGTCTCGAGCTGCGCCATCTTGGTCGCGCCGATGATCGTGGCCGTGGTGAAGGGCCGCGAGGTGACGTAGGCCAGGGCCATCTGCGCCGGGTCCAGGCCGTGCCGCGCCGCCAGGTCGCGGTAGGCCGCGATCGCCGCCTCGGCGCGCGGGCCCTGGTAGCGCCGGTTCTGCGGGTGCAGGGTCAGGCGCGCGCCCGCGGGCTTGGCGTCGCCCAGGTACTTGCCGGTCAGGGTTCCGGCGCCCAGGGGCGCATAGGCCAGGAGGCCGCAGTCCTCGCGGACCGCCGTCTCGGCCAGGCCGACCTCGAAGCTGCGGTTGAGGAAGCTATAGGGGTTCTGGATCGAGACCATCCTCGGTCCCCGCCCGGACTCGGCCAGCTGCAGGAAGCGCTGCAGGCCCCAGGCGGTCTCGTTGGAGACGCCGACCAGCCGCACCCGGCCCGATCGGACGACCGCGTCCAGCGCCGCCAGGGTCTCCTCCAGCGCCGTGCCGTCCTCCGCCTCCGCGGGCGCGTAGCCCAGGCGGCCGAAGCGGTTCGCCGGGCGCTCGGGCCAGTGCAGCTGGTAGAGGTCGATATAGTCGGTCTGCAGCCGCTTCAGCGAGGCCTCCACGGCGGCCTCGATGTTGGCCCGGTCGAGCCGCGGCTGGCCGTCGCGGATGTAGGTCAGCCGCCCATCGGGGCCGGCGACCTTGGTCGCGACCACCACCCTGTCGCGGTTGCCGCGGGCCTTCATCCAGCTGCCGATGATCTCCTCGGTCCGGCCGTAGGTCTCGGGCCCGGGCGGCACCGGATACATCTCCGCGGCGTCCAGGAAGTTGATGCCCCGCTCAAAGGCGTAGTCCATCTGCTCGTGGCCCTCGGCCTCGCTGTTCTGCGTGCCCCAGGTCATGGTCCCGAGGCAGAGCGCGCTGACCTTGACGTCGCTGCGGCCGAGCTGGCGGTACTCCATGTTTCCCCCTTGCCGTCTGGTTGG
This region of Kiloniellales bacterium genomic DNA includes:
- the thpR gene encoding RNA 2',3'-cyclic phosphodiesterase, producing the protein MRLFVAIALPEAVQDALIDLANGLPGARWVPAENLHLTLRFLGEVDRRDAEDVDAALAEIRAPGFPLSIAGLDRFGDNRRVRQLWAGVEPHPGLLHLQSKVESAVVRSGLAPERRKFKPHVTLARFKSNPGDKLGAFLSRHGLLRLPPFEVDRFVLYSSFLSSNGSIYSEEAVYELTPAPETARSSVG
- a CDS encoding NADP(H)-dependent aldo-keto reductase, with translation MEYRQLGRSDVKVSALCLGTMTWGTQNSEAEGHEQMDYAFERGINFLDAAEMYPVPPGPETYGRTEEIIGSWMKARGNRDRVVVATKVAGPDGRLTYIRDGQPRLDRANIEAAVEASLKRLQTDYIDLYQLHWPERPANRFGRLGYAPAEAEDGTALEETLAALDAVVRSGRVRLVGVSNETAWGLQRFLQLAESGRGPRMVSIQNPYSFLNRSFEVGLAETAVREDCGLLAYAPLGAGTLTGKYLGDAKPAGARLTLHPQNRRYQGPRAEAAIAAYRDLAARHGLDPAQMALAYVTSRPFTTATIIGATKMAQLETNIASAALTLAPEVLDGIEEIHKDHTYPCP